The DNA window GCGGTACGACGGCTGGGGGTGTCCAGTGCGACGGGCGGTGGGTCACGGGTGAGGGGGGCGCGGGTCACGGGTGGAGCTTGGTGACGAAGAGCGTCGGGTGAGGGCCGGCGTTGAGGAGCTGGGGGCCCAGGTCGAGGGTGCCGCGGGCTTGTCCGGCGAGGAGGATGGCATCCGAGGCGTCGGTGGTGATCGCGGTGCCAGCCTGGGGTGAGCCGTTGCCGAGGTGACGGCTCCAGAGGAGGCGCCCCTCGGGATCGAGCTTGGCGACGAGCAAGTCGGGTCCAGGCTGCGTGGCGTGGAGGGGAGGGTCGTCGAGGTCGGCGCTGCCAGCGAAGTGGCCGGCGAGGAGCACGTTGCCGTGGCGGTCGGAGGCGATGGCGTTGCCCTGGGAGGTCGTGCTGCCGAAGGCGCGGCTCCAGAGGGGCTGACCCGTTGGACTGAGCTTGGCAACGAAGCCGCTGGTCGTGCCGCCGTGGAGCAGGGTGTCGCCCTGGTGGAGGGCGTCGGTGAAGGTGCCGGTGAGCAAGGGGTGGCCAATGGGATCGAGGGCGATGCCGAGGCCGACCTGGTGCTGGGTGTCACCGGGGTGGCCGAAGGAGACGCCCCAGCGCGGGGTGCCGCTCTGCGGGTCGAGGGCGAGGGCGAGGACGTCGGCGCTGTTGCCGGTCGAGATGACGCTGTCACCGAACGGGAAGGCGCCGGTGGCGCCGCCGGTGACGAGGAGCGATGCGCCGAGGGCGAGGTCGGTGCCCTCCTGGTGATGGAGGGTGCCGAACCGCTTGAACCAACCGGGCTCGCCGTCCGCGCTCCAGCTGGCGACGAAGAGGTCACGGCCGCCGGCGCTGGTGAAGACGGTGCCGCCGAAGTCGATCTTCCCGGCCATGGCGCCGGTGACGAGGACGTCTCCCTGGGCGCCGACGGTGAGGCCGAACGCGCGCTGCTCGTCGGCGTCGCCGTAGTCGTGCGCCCAGAGGAGCTTGCCCTGCGGGTCGAGCTTGGCGACGAAGAGGTCGACGTCGGAGGCGCTGGTGGACACGAGGGAGACGGGGGGCGCGCCCTGGCCTGGTGAAGGGAAGGTGAGGGTGTGCTCGAAGTCGCCGGCGATGTAGATGTCGCCGTGCGCGTCGATGGAGACGGCGCGCACGATCTGGGAGCGGGCGGGGCCGATGGGGAGGACCCAGCGGACGGTGCCGTCGGGATCGATCTTGATGACGGCGGCGTCGAGGTCGCCCTGGTTCTGGTAGGTGGTGCCAGCGAGGGTGAAGGCGCCCCGGAAGCTCGCGACGACCACGGTGTTGCCGTCGGCGTCGGTGGCGATCGCGTGCGCGGTCTGGGGGCCGTCGCCGCCAGCGCGGAGGGCCCAGACGACGTCACCGCCGCACAAGGCACCGTTGCAGTCTTCGTCGTCGATGTTGGTGGTGCAGACCTCGGGCGCGGGGAGCGTCTGGCCGTCGCAGGCGTCGCTCCAGGTGAGGGTGAGGGGGTCGCAGGTGCTGGTGCCGTCGTGGCACATGCCAACGCCGCGGGTGGCGGGGTCGCCGGTGTAGCAAGCGCGGACCTCTCCCGGCGCGCAGACGCAGTCGCGGTCGCGCTCGCCTCCCTCGCCGTCGCAGTCCTCGTCGTCGGGGGTGCTGCAGCGCTCCGGTGCTGGGCGCACCTCGCCGAGGCAAGGGCCGTAACCGGCGCCTCGAGCGTCACAGGTGCGCTGGCCGCCGCGGCAGACGCCGACGCCTTCGGTGCCCGCGGGGCCGGTGTAGCAAGGCGCGGTCGCACCCGGAATGCAGGTGGTCGGGGGGAGGCTCTCCGCGGTCGGCTCACTGTCCGCGCTGGAGTCGCCCTCGGTGGGCAAGACGCACCCTGCGCTCAGGGCGGCGCTCGCCGTCCACGCCAGGGTGGCGATCCCGGCCCACGCCAGGGCGAGCCTCCGCAGCGAGACCCTCGTCATCCAGGTCCGTACCATGCGCTCTCCCCCCCGTGCCGATGCCTCGCGTCGTCGCGGTCGATGCGCGTCGGGTCGGCCTGCGTGTGCACACCGGGGGGGAGCGCTGCTGTGATGCCTGCTGAGCTGGGAGGGTTGCTGAGGTGGCCGGGGCGACGCGGTGTCAGCGCGTCACGTTCGTTCGGTGCAAAGAGGGAGCTGCTGCGTCAGGCGCGGGTCCGGGTCGCGTCGTCGTCCTCGGTGGCGGCGGCGCTGCGGTGCGACGGGGTGTCTGCCGTGGCGGTGGCGCCCGCGTCGGCGACGTCGCTGTTCACGCTCTCGTCGCGCGTGGCGGTCGCCGTCTCGGCCGCGTGGGCGCGCGCCCCGGACTTGTCGTTCTCGCTGCCTCGGTCGCTGGATGCGGTCTTGTTGCTCACGCCCTTGTCCGCAGCAGCTTTGTCCTCGGCGCTCTTGTCCGCAGCATTCCTGTCCGAGGCGCCGCTCTTCTCCGTGGACTTGTCGGCCGTTGCGGGTTTGTCCGTGGTGTCCTTGGTCGAGACCTTGTCCGTGGCCGCGTCCTTGCTGGCGCCTTTCTTCTTCGCTCCCTTGTCCGAGGCGTTCCGGTCGGCGTCCTTGGTCTTGCCGCCGTCGGTGTGCGTCTCGATGGGCCGGCGGGCGGCGTGCTCGAGCTGGCCCGCGGAGCCGAGCAAGGCGCGGCGGATCTGATCCATCTCGCCCTGGAGCTTCTCGTAGGCCTTCCGCCGTGACTCGGCGGCCTGCTCGCGAGCGCGGGTCTGGGCGGCGGAGGCTTCGAGCTCGTCGAGGAGGCGCTCGACGTCGATGGAGAGGGCCTTGATCTCCTTCTGCAGGTCCTGCTTCGTGGCTTCCCAGCTCGCTTCGCGGACGCCCAGCTCGGCGCGGTGCATGGAGGCGGCGCGGGAGAGGGCCTCGGTCTTCTGCTTCTCGGCGTGCTCGGCGGCGGTGTCCAGCTCGACGCGAAGGGCGTCGAGCTGCTTGCCGTGGGCGACCTCGAGGCTGGCGAGGACGGCCTCGTGCTCGGCGTGGACGCGCTGCACCTCGCCGTGGTGGCGATCCTGGATCTCGCGCTCGCGCAGGATGATGCGCTCCTTGAGCTTGCGGGCGGTGTCCTCGTCGGCGCGGGTGCGATCCTGTTCGCGCGCGCGCAGCTCGCGGTTCATGCCCTCGCGGGCGCGGACGAGGGCTTGCTCGTGCTCGGCGCGGGCGAGGTCGAGGTTGTGGGTGTGCATGGCCAGGAGCTCGGCCCGCAAGGACTCGCGGGACTGGTCGGCCTTCACCTGGGCCTCGGCGTCGGCGGCGCGGGCGGCGTCGGCGAGCCTGCGGGTGTGATCGTCGCGCTCGCGGCCCAGTGCCTCCTGGTGGGCGGCTTCCTGCGCGGTGAGCGCCTTCTGGTAGGCCGCGCGGGCTTCGTCGAGGCCCTGCGTCCGGGACTCGGCCTCGGCCGTCATCTCGGCGGCCTGCGCGCGGCGGAGGTTCTCGATCTCGCGCTGGTGCGCCTCCTCCATGAAGGTGATTTCCTGGGCGTGCGCTTGCTCGGCGCGGCGCAGCTCCGCGGTGTGCTCGTCCTTGAGCTGCTCGAGGTCCTGCTGCGCTTGCGCGACGCGCTTGGCGGCGAGTTCGTCGGTGTCGCGGGTGCGCTCTTCGAGCTTCTTCTGAAGGGCGGCGAGTTCCTCGGAAACGGCGCGGTTCTGGGCGTGGTAGCGCTCCTCGGCGGCGGCGAGGCTTGCGGCGCGGACCTCTTCCTCCTGGAGGAGGGCGGCGAGGTAGCCCTCCTCGCGCTTCGTCAGCTCTTGCTGGTGCTTCTCGGCGAGGGAGGAGAGGGCGGTGCGCTGGTTCTCGTCGGCGCGCCGCAAGGCGGTGCGGTGGACCTCGTCGAGGCGACGCAGCTCGGCGCGGTGCTCCTCGTCGCGCGCGGCGGCGAGGGCGATGGCGGCGCTCTGGTCGGCCTGGCGCTCTTCTTCGAGGACGCGCACGCGAGCGTCACGCTCGTCGAGCATGCGCAGCAGCGCGGCGTTGCGGGTCTGGGCTTCCTCGCTGGCGGTGGTGGAGCGCGTGAGTTCGCGGGCCTGCTCGGCCGCGCGGTGCCGGAGCTGCTCCTCGTGTGCGGCGGTGACCGAGCGGAGCGCGTCGGCGTGGCGTGTCTCGGCCTTCTCGAGCGCCTGCTTCAGGGCGTCGAGTTCGAGCTTGTACGAGGCGTCGATGCGCGTGATCTCGGCCTGGTGATCCTCGGTGAGCCGGGCGAGTTCCTTGCGGTGGGTCTCGTCGCGGCCTTGCAGTTCGAGGCGCAGCGCATCTTCCTGCTTGTGGCGCAGCTGGCGCTCGGCTTCGGCGGCGGTGCGCCTGGCCTCCTCGCCGCGCTCTTCGGAGCGGGCGAGTTCGTCGTAGAGGGCGCGGACCTTCTCGGCATGCGCGGCGTCGGCGGTGCCCAGCTCGGCCTCGTAGGAGGTGGTCAGCTCGGCGATCTGCTTGCGATGATCCTCTTCGAGGCGCTGGATGTGCTCGCGTGGGCCGACGTCGGCGCCGGCCAGCTCTTGCCGGAGGGTGATGAGCTGCGCCTGGATCTTCTCGACCTGGGCCTCGGCCTTGGCGGTGCGGGTGCGGGCTTCCTCGGCGCGCTTGAGCGAGAGGTCCTTTTCGGCCTTGAGGGAGGCGGCCTGGGAGCGCAGCTCGCCCTTCTGGCGGTCGGACTCGTGGAGCTTGTCGTTGAACTCGGCGTTGCGGCGCCGGTAGTCGAGTGCGTCCTGGCGGGCATCGGCGAGCTCTCTCTCGCGGCGGGCCAGGTCGTCTCGGAGGCGAGTGATCTCCTGATCCTTGCGGGCGAGCGTGGCGTCGCTGGTGGGCCGCGCTGCAGCGTCGGGGGGCTGCGGGCGCGTGGAGGGACGCAAGAGCGCCGAGGTG is part of the Chondromyces crocatus genome and encodes:
- a CDS encoding PQQ-binding-like beta-propeller repeat protein, translated to MTRVSLRRLALAWAGIATLAWTASAALSAGCVLPTEGDSSADSEPTAESLPPTTCIPGATAPCYTGPAGTEGVGVCRGGQRTCDARGAGYGPCLGEVRPAPERCSTPDDEDCDGEGGERDRDCVCAPGEVRACYTGDPATRGVGMCHDGTSTCDPLTLTWSDACDGQTLPAPEVCTTNIDDEDCNGALCGGDVVWALRAGGDGPQTAHAIATDADGNTVVVASFRGAFTLAGTTYQNQGDLDAAVIKIDPDGTVRWVLPIGPARSQIVRAVSIDAHGDIYIAGDFEHTLTFPSPGQGAPPVSLVSTSASDVDLFVAKLDPQGKLLWAHDYGDADEQRAFGLTVGAQGDVLVTGAMAGKIDFGGTVFTSAGGRDLFVASWSADGEPGWFKRFGTLHHQEGTDLALGASLLVTGGATGAFPFGDSVISTGNSADVLALALDPQSGTPRWGVSFGHPGDTQHQVGLGIALDPIGHPLLTGTFTDALHQGDTLLHGGTTSGFVAKLSPTGQPLWSRAFGSTTSQGNAIASDRHGNVLLAGHFAGSADLDDPPLHATQPGPDLLVAKLDPEGRLLWSRHLGNGSPQAGTAITTDASDAILLAGQARGTLDLGPQLLNAGPHPTLFVTKLHP